Proteins from one Syntrophorhabdaceae bacterium genomic window:
- a CDS encoding Hsp20/alpha crystallin family protein, whose amino-acid sequence MAEKDKVQKSESEGLEKVERTRAVRVFNPDVDIIERKSDIVVIADMPGIDEGSIDLTLENNVLSIYGRVDWEVPGDLRLVRAEYNLGDYQRTFTLSGDIDKGKIEAVVTNGVLKITLPKAEAAKTKKIPVKAAA is encoded by the coding sequence ATGGCCGAGAAAGACAAGGTACAAAAGAGTGAATCCGAGGGGTTAGAAAAGGTCGAGCGGACACGTGCGGTGAGGGTATTCAATCCGGACGTTGACATCATAGAACGAAAGAGTGACATCGTAGTCATTGCTGACATGCCAGGAATAGACGAAGGTTCCATCGATCTTACCCTTGAGAACAACGTTTTAAGCATATATGGGAGGGTAGACTGGGAAGTGCCCGGGGATTTGAGGCTGGTCAGGGCGGAGTACAATCTCGGTGACTACCAAAGAACATTCACGCTTTCCGGTGATATTGACAAAGGCAAGATAGAGGCCGTGGTGACTAACGGAGTATTGAAAATCACGCTGCCCAAGGCAGAAGCGGCAAAGACAAAGAAAATCCCGGTAAAAGCCGCTGCATAA
- a CDS encoding Hsp20/alpha crystallin family protein: MAARAITQSGKAGKTVPARLEDWNPFLALRNEMDKLLDNFLGVEESEPIARFSGIFQPKIDVVDADKEIRVSAEIPGIEEKDIDLSLTKDSLTIRGEKKEEKEEKGKDYHRMERAYGSFSRTIPLPIEVNTDKVEATYNKGVLTIVLPKTDKAVKETKRIPIKAL; this comes from the coding sequence ATGGCAGCAAGGGCTATTACTCAAAGCGGTAAAGCCGGTAAGACCGTACCGGCCCGTTTGGAAGATTGGAACCCGTTTCTCGCATTGAGAAATGAGATGGATAAGCTTCTTGATAACTTTTTAGGAGTTGAGGAGTCAGAGCCCATAGCGAGATTCTCCGGTATCTTCCAACCGAAGATCGACGTGGTGGACGCCGACAAAGAGATCAGAGTTTCAGCTGAGATTCCCGGCATTGAAGAAAAGGATATTGACCTTTCTCTCACCAAGGATTCTCTCACTATTAGGGGCGAAAAGAAAGAGGAGAAAGAAGAAAAAGGCAAAGACTATCACAGGATGGAGCGGGCTTACGGTTCGTTTAGCAGAACCATACCTTTGCCCATAGAGGTAAATACGGACAAGGTGGAAGCAACCTACAACAAAGGTGTACTGACCATCGTGCTCCCGAAGACGGACAAAGCGGTTAAAGAGACTAAGAGGATTCCCATCAAGGCACTATAA
- a CDS encoding DUF362 domain-containing protein, with translation METVAITPCDSYDDIEALKGILNASFQEIGWDPHDARVLLKPNLLSAKTPEKAVTTHPAIVRAIAELLKDHLCHVFVGDSPGYGSQAKVLGSSGVMNVIRYLGLGIAAFNNNIIKESLNGISPYRRFLFGQDPQDFDMVVNLPKLKTHTMMGLTLGVKNTFGFIHAYEKAKWHLRAGQDRALFASILIDIHRLVKPSITVLDGILGMDGDGPSSGRPRKLGMLAMSKDAFALDESIENILPLTYPTPTTYLARTHNLIPDYRITGQAPALRDFKMPKTMNTDFNLPTLARRVLKDIFLKKPRLDSKLCKACMICVRVCPAHALLTRPDAKEPIFDYHRCIRCYCCQEMCPEGAVKV, from the coding sequence TTGGAAACCGTAGCAATAACCCCATGTGATTCTTACGATGATATAGAAGCGCTCAAGGGGATTCTAAACGCAAGTTTTCAAGAAATAGGATGGGATCCCCACGACGCTCGCGTACTTCTTAAACCAAATCTTTTGTCTGCCAAAACGCCGGAGAAAGCCGTTACCACCCATCCAGCGATTGTACGGGCAATCGCCGAATTGTTGAAAGATCATCTTTGCCATGTCTTTGTAGGCGACAGTCCCGGCTATGGATCGCAGGCTAAGGTGCTTGGTTCTTCAGGAGTTATGAATGTAATTAGATATCTTGGATTAGGTATTGCTGCATTCAACAATAATATTATTAAAGAATCATTAAATGGCATCTCTCCATATAGGAGGTTTCTGTTCGGCCAGGACCCTCAAGACTTTGACATGGTGGTCAACCTCCCTAAGCTTAAAACCCACACCATGATGGGGCTTACCCTGGGCGTGAAAAACACCTTCGGCTTCATCCATGCTTATGAGAAAGCCAAATGGCATCTCAGGGCAGGTCAGGACAGGGCTCTTTTTGCCTCAATCCTTATAGATATCCACCGACTAGTGAAACCTTCTATAACCGTTCTCGACGGCATTCTCGGTATGGACGGGGACGGTCCTTCGAGCGGCAGGCCGAGAAAGCTCGGAATGCTTGCTATGAGTAAAGACGCGTTTGCCCTGGACGAATCGATCGAGAACATACTCCCGCTTACTTATCCCACACCCACCACCTATCTCGCGAGGACCCACAATCTGATACCTGATTACCGGATTACCGGCCAGGCGCCTGCTTTGCGTGACTTTAAGATGCCGAAGACCATGAACACGGACTTTAACCTGCCCACACTCGCACGGCGGGTCTTAAAAGACATCTTCCTTAAGAAACCCAGGCTAGACAGTAAACTCTGCAAGGCCTGCATGATCTGTGTCCGGGTCTGTCCGGCCCATGCGCTCTTAACAAGGCCTGATGCAAAGGAACCGATCTTCGACTATCACCGGTGCATACGCTGCTACTGCTGTCAGGAAATGTGCCCCGAGGGCGCAGTTAAGGTATAA
- a CDS encoding tetratricopeptide repeat protein, whose protein sequence is MRRIIFLLFILIAPLSLYGSDYSASITAYLEGYRSEAKGDLDEALTHYKEALRLNPESSEIRTDMAFLHIKKGEPDKAEELLEQALKLNPSNRSSLMLLAGIYSSKGLTYKAKPLYEKCIELNKEDTEAYMYLGALYASEKKYADAAGIYEKILAYDDENILALYYVGRLSAELKDNEKAKKYLLKVLELRPNFEAALLDMGVLYEIEGNYDKALGYYRNLLAVDPANKQARSRIADIFIKQKEYDKAIHAFQELSDMDRENVSIRVRIGLLYLEEERFDDAINEFSLILAAKPDNNPVRLYLAMSWKEKGDQKKALEEFLKIDPKSEEFVTALKQATFIYIRSGSIDEGIATLQRYLPDSRQKNEVYILLSMLYEEKMDYTKGIEALQETLKMDPKNVDALYQMGMLYERKGDSEKAFAVMEDVLKTDSEYTNALNFIGYSLAEKGIKLDEAETMIKKALAKRPDDGYILDSLGWVHYKKGNYHEALGEILRANQLLPDDPTIAEHVGDVYRAMNEYNHALTYYKKSVDLEKDENKKKLVQEKIKAITEIKR, encoded by the coding sequence ATGAGAAGAATCATTTTCTTATTGTTCATACTCATTGCGCCTCTGTCCCTCTATGGCAGCGATTATTCTGCGTCGATTACGGCCTACCTCGAGGGATATCGAAGCGAAGCAAAAGGGGATTTGGACGAGGCCCTGACGCATTACAAGGAGGCATTAAGGCTCAACCCGGAGTCCTCCGAGATTCGGACCGATATGGCCTTTCTCCATATAAAGAAGGGCGAACCGGATAAAGCAGAAGAGCTGCTTGAACAGGCACTTAAGCTTAATCCTTCTAATCGCAGCTCGCTCATGCTTCTCGCCGGGATCTATTCCTCGAAGGGCTTAACCTACAAAGCCAAGCCTCTTTATGAAAAATGCATCGAGCTCAACAAAGAAGATACGGAAGCATACATGTATCTCGGCGCCCTATACGCCTCAGAAAAAAAGTATGCCGATGCAGCGGGCATATATGAGAAGATACTTGCCTATGATGACGAGAATATCCTCGCGCTTTACTATGTGGGAAGGCTGAGCGCCGAATTGAAAGACAATGAGAAGGCCAAGAAGTACCTTCTCAAAGTGCTTGAGTTAAGACCAAATTTTGAGGCTGCCCTTCTTGATATGGGTGTGCTCTATGAAATCGAAGGCAATTATGACAAAGCCCTCGGGTACTACAGGAACCTTCTGGCTGTGGACCCGGCAAACAAGCAGGCCAGGTCACGGATTGCCGACATATTTATCAAACAGAAGGAGTACGATAAGGCGATTCACGCCTTTCAAGAACTCTCGGACATGGATCGGGAAAACGTGTCCATTCGCGTGAGGATCGGGCTTCTCTACCTGGAAGAAGAGCGATTCGATGACGCGATCAACGAGTTTTCTCTGATCCTTGCCGCGAAACCCGATAACAATCCCGTGCGCCTTTACCTGGCTATGTCCTGGAAGGAGAAAGGCGACCAAAAGAAGGCGCTCGAAGAATTCCTCAAAATTGACCCTAAATCGGAGGAATTTGTCACCGCTCTGAAGCAGGCAACCTTCATTTATATCAGATCGGGTTCGATAGACGAGGGCATCGCCACACTTCAGAGGTACTTGCCCGATTCCAGGCAAAAGAATGAAGTCTATATCCTTCTTTCCATGCTTTACGAAGAAAAGATGGATTATACCAAGGGTATAGAAGCACTGCAGGAAACTCTTAAAATGGATCCGAAGAACGTTGACGCCCTTTACCAGATGGGAATGCTCTACGAAAGAAAGGGCGACTCTGAAAAAGCGTTTGCCGTCATGGAAGACGTGCTAAAGACAGACTCGGAATACACGAATGCCCTCAATTTCATAGGCTACTCGTTGGCGGAGAAAGGGATCAAACTGGACGAAGCCGAGACCATGATCAAAAAGGCTTTGGCAAAAAGACCCGACGACGGGTATATACTGGACAGCCTCGGATGGGTGCATTACAAAAAGGGCAATTACCATGAGGCTCTCGGTGAGATTTTACGGGCCAATCAGCTCCTGCCGGACGATCCCACGATTGCCGAACATGTGGGCGACGTCTACAGAGCCATGAACGAATATAATCATGCCCTCACGTACTACAAGAAATCGGTAGACCTCGAAAAGGACGAAAACAAGAAAAAGCTCGTTCAGGAAAAGATAAAAGCGATCACCGAGATAAAACGGTGA
- the lepB gene encoding signal peptidase I, giving the protein MQKTKSTTREWIESLLIAALIALFVRSFIIQAYKIPSGSMEPTLLVGDHLLVNRLSYVVKVPYFDNVLFTLGQPKRGDVIVFRYPENTNIDFIKRVIATEGETVEVRDKVVYINGQKMSDPWGHFRDTPPIPREFAPKDNYGPYRVPKDAYFAMGDNRDNSADSRFWGPVRKENLVGRALVIYFSWNSDTKDPFEYIRWSRFGRLIR; this is encoded by the coding sequence ATGCAAAAGACAAAGAGCACGACGAGAGAATGGATCGAGTCGCTACTTATCGCGGCGCTGATTGCACTATTTGTAAGAAGCTTCATTATTCAGGCGTATAAGATCCCCTCGGGATCAATGGAGCCGACCCTTCTTGTGGGCGATCATTTGCTGGTAAACCGGTTAAGCTATGTGGTGAAGGTACCGTACTTCGATAACGTTTTGTTTACGCTCGGCCAGCCCAAACGCGGTGATGTGATCGTCTTCCGGTATCCCGAGAATACAAACATAGATTTCATCAAGAGGGTGATAGCAACGGAGGGCGAGACTGTAGAGGTGAGGGATAAGGTCGTATACATCAACGGACAGAAGATGTCTGACCCGTGGGGACATTTTCGCGATACTCCGCCTATTCCGCGGGAGTTCGCGCCGAAAGACAATTATGGTCCCTACAGGGTACCCAAGGATGCCTACTTTGCAATGGGCGACAACCGCGACAACAGCGCAGACAGCCGATTCTGGGGGCCCGTGAGAAAAGAGAACCTTGTCGGCAGGGCCCTTGTCATCTACTTTTCCTGGAATAGTGACACTAAGGATCCTTTTGAGTACATCCGCTGGTCGAGATTCGGGCGGTTGATCAGGTGA
- the argS gene encoding arginine--tRNA ligase, whose product MLRKKIAQIIVDACDDCRKHGLALGQDSIDPFVEIPRDLTFGDYSTNIAFVLAPVLKQKPEQIARLLIDHIKPGLICEKVEIAGKGFINFYVKDPVWLALLKDIYEKGIAALYPNVGHGNKVLIEFVSANPTGPLHIGHGRGAVVGDVLANILRTAGYDVAKEYYINDAGKQIKTLGESTYLRWRELEGESVSYPKECYQGDYVKDLARELIETKAQIPAEKDRAVEFMSKFSSAEILTGIKNDLKDFGVLFDNYYEESTLFDKGIVDDTLSYLKDKGYAYEKDGALWFKTSLFEKDEDRVLIKSDGEKTYFTSDIAYHRDKLNRSFDMLVDIWGSDHHGYIPRLKASIEALGKDKEALKVLLIQFVTLLKDGKPVGMSTRSGEFTTLAEVVKDVGKDAARFFFLTRKCDAHLEFDLDLAKKTTNENPVYYVQYAHARIESIFRNAEDQGIGKDALSNADISRLTLSDEINLVKGILHFHNVIDGSARSLEPHRVTFFLMDLVGKFHSYYNKTRVLGNAVEITVARLWLLYMLKEVIREGLTILGVSAPEKM is encoded by the coding sequence ATGTTGAGAAAGAAGATAGCACAGATCATCGTTGATGCCTGTGACGACTGCAGAAAACATGGTCTTGCGCTTGGACAGGACAGTATCGATCCTTTCGTCGAGATTCCGAGAGACTTGACGTTTGGCGACTATTCGACAAACATCGCATTCGTGCTGGCCCCTGTTCTCAAACAGAAACCTGAGCAGATCGCGCGCCTCCTTATCGATCACATAAAGCCCGGCTTGATCTGTGAGAAGGTGGAGATAGCAGGAAAGGGTTTTATCAATTTCTACGTCAAGGACCCTGTCTGGCTAGCGCTCTTAAAGGATATTTATGAGAAGGGGATAGCCGCGCTTTATCCTAACGTGGGCCACGGAAACAAAGTCCTCATTGAATTTGTGAGCGCCAATCCTACCGGACCACTTCATATCGGTCACGGACGCGGCGCCGTCGTCGGTGATGTCCTTGCCAATATATTGAGGACCGCGGGATATGATGTGGCCAAAGAGTACTACATAAACGATGCGGGAAAACAGATAAAGACGCTCGGGGAATCGACCTATCTGAGATGGCGCGAACTTGAGGGGGAAAGCGTATCCTATCCAAAGGAGTGCTATCAGGGAGACTACGTAAAAGACCTGGCTCGCGAATTGATCGAAACCAAGGCCCAGATACCGGCTGAAAAAGATAGAGCTGTTGAGTTCATGTCAAAGTTTTCGAGCGCAGAGATACTGACGGGGATCAAAAATGACCTCAAGGACTTCGGCGTTCTCTTCGATAATTACTACGAAGAAAGCACGCTCTTCGATAAAGGCATCGTCGATGACACGCTCAGTTACCTGAAAGATAAGGGCTACGCATACGAGAAAGACGGCGCCCTATGGTTTAAAACGAGCCTGTTTGAAAAAGATGAAGACAGGGTGCTCATCAAGTCGGACGGGGAGAAAACGTATTTTACATCCGACATAGCCTACCACCGCGACAAGCTCAACAGGTCTTTCGACATGCTTGTGGATATCTGGGGATCGGACCATCATGGATACATTCCCAGGCTTAAAGCTTCGATTGAGGCCTTAGGCAAAGACAAAGAAGCGCTCAAGGTGCTCCTTATCCAGTTCGTAACACTTTTGAAGGATGGGAAACCGGTAGGTATGTCAACACGATCCGGCGAATTCACCACGCTCGCCGAAGTGGTCAAGGATGTGGGCAAGGATGCCGCGAGGTTCTTCTTTCTGACGAGAAAATGCGACGCCCACCTCGAGTTTGATCTCGATCTTGCGAAAAAGACCACCAACGAAAATCCTGTCTACTATGTTCAGTACGCCCATGCACGCATCGAGAGCATTTTTCGGAATGCCGAGGATCAGGGCATCGGGAAAGACGCCCTGAGCAACGCCGATATAAGTCGTCTCACTTTAAGTGACGAAATAAACCTCGTGAAAGGCATACTCCATTTTCACAACGTGATAGATGGGAGTGCAAGAAGCCTGGAGCCCCATCGTGTTACCTTCTTTCTTATGGACCTTGTGGGTAAGTTCCATAGTTATTATAATAAGACGAGGGTCCTAGGCAACGCCGTCGAGATCACGGTGGCCAGACTGTGGTTGCTCTATATGCTGAAAGAGGTTATCCGGGAGGGCCTCACGATCCTCGGGGTATCGGCTCCGGAAAAGATGTAG
- a CDS encoding nitrilase-related carbon-nitrogen hydrolase has translation MKISGIQFACSDDKEKNVEKALKMLSVAFSQGAKIICFQELFNLPWFPKDRNAQVFQMAEGIDGETVTIFRNKIKGTDAVLILPMFEKADGKYFSTSVILQAGEVLGCYRKIHVTDIPLWEEKFYFSPGDSGFPVFETLHGKIGIQASWDNFYFEGTRILRMKGADIVFAPTSCAFKSQHIWQTVISGNAISNGVYIMRVNRGGSEELQDFYGMSFCVDAEGELIGGPTGRADSILLADINFEQLHRVRREWPILKERKPQFYKEILRED, from the coding sequence ATGAAGATTTCCGGAATCCAATTCGCCTGTTCAGACGACAAAGAAAAGAATGTTGAAAAGGCATTGAAGATGTTGAGCGTCGCATTTTCCCAGGGCGCCAAGATCATCTGCTTTCAGGAATTGTTCAACCTCCCCTGGTTTCCGAAAGATCGTAACGCTCAAGTTTTTCAGATGGCTGAAGGTATCGACGGAGAGACGGTAACCATCTTCAGAAACAAAATCAAGGGGACCGATGCGGTACTTATCCTGCCCATGTTTGAAAAAGCAGATGGAAAGTATTTCAGCACCTCCGTGATCCTCCAGGCAGGGGAAGTGCTTGGGTGCTACAGAAAGATTCACGTAACGGACATTCCTCTCTGGGAAGAAAAATTTTATTTCTCTCCCGGGGACAGCGGCTTCCCTGTGTTTGAGACCCTGCACGGCAAGATCGGCATTCAGGCATCATGGGATAATTTCTATTTCGAAGGTACACGAATCTTGAGAATGAAAGGGGCCGACATCGTATTTGCGCCCACTTCCTGCGCGTTCAAATCACAACACATCTGGCAGACCGTGATTTCCGGCAATGCAATTTCGAACGGTGTGTACATCATGAGGGTGAACAGGGGCGGAAGCGAGGAACTCCAGGATTTCTACGGCATGAGCTTCTGTGTGGATGCGGAAGGCGAACTCATAGGAGGTCCCACCGGAAGAGCTGACAGCATTCTTCTTGCCGATATCAACTTTGAACAGTTGCATCGCGTCAGAAGAGAGTGGCCCATCCTAAAGGAAAGGAAACCTCAATTCTATAAGGAGATCCTGAGAGAAGACTGA
- a CDS encoding methyltransferase domain-containing protein — protein sequence MQKEEIKKIYSRYSPVYDVIFSRAFSPRIKCGLEKIGIKNGQRILEVGVGTGLSLSLYPNSCNVVGIDITRKMLEKAQQKKEKMGLTHVDLIEMDAENLTFEDDSFDHAVIPFVISVVPSPERMMAEVKRVTKTNGKIIIVNHFSSGNAFFFTIEKMLAPLFIRLGWKSGLTLDLLSNHCNLCIEEVTRKHSLDLWWVVHVTNKKDT from the coding sequence ATGCAAAAAGAAGAAATAAAAAAGATTTATAGCAGATACTCTCCGGTCTACGACGTTATTTTTTCCAGGGCATTCTCTCCGCGAATAAAGTGTGGACTCGAAAAGATCGGCATTAAGAACGGTCAGAGAATTCTTGAAGTCGGTGTGGGAACCGGCCTCTCTCTGTCGTTGTATCCCAATTCGTGCAACGTGGTCGGCATAGATATAACACGGAAGATGCTCGAAAAGGCGCAACAGAAAAAAGAGAAAATGGGGCTTACACACGTGGACCTCATCGAAATGGATGCGGAGAACCTGACCTTCGAAGACGATAGCTTTGACCACGCGGTCATTCCTTTCGTGATCAGCGTGGTGCCGAGCCCCGAAAGGATGATGGCGGAGGTCAAAAGAGTAACAAAGACAAATGGGAAAATTATCATCGTTAACCACTTCAGCAGTGGCAATGCCTTTTTCTTCACGATAGAGAAGATGCTGGCCCCTCTCTTCATACGACTCGGATGGAAGTCAGGACTCACCCTGGATCTTCTCTCAAATCACTGCAACCTGTGTATCGAGGAGGTAACGAGGAAGCATTCTCTGGACCTCTGGTGGGTTGTTCACGTCACAAATAAGAAAGACACATGA
- the tatB gene encoding Sec-independent protein translocase protein TatB — MFGIGFPELIVILIVALLVVGPSRLPELARSLGKALNEFKRMADDVKETLDQELARTDSAEHETEQGVDKKVPDQETEKASGRTEKTDDASAGQPRKA; from the coding sequence ATGTTTGGCATAGGTTTTCCCGAACTCATCGTTATTCTGATTGTGGCGTTGCTTGTGGTTGGCCCTTCCAGACTGCCGGAACTCGCGCGCTCACTCGGGAAGGCGCTTAATGAGTTCAAGCGGATGGCCGATGACGTGAAGGAGACGCTCGATCAAGAGTTGGCCAGGACGGATTCGGCCGAGCACGAGACTGAGCAAGGAGTGGATAAGAAAGTGCCGGATCAGGAAACCGAAAAGGCCTCCGGGAGAACCGAGAAAACCGATGACGCGTCAGCGGGGCAACCCAGGAAAGCCTGA
- the tatC gene encoding twin-arginine translocase subunit TatC encodes MTKQIEADEKQPFLSHLKELRDRILVCVIAVGIAFVITYRFKEKIFAFLMEPFVKVMPPKSFFIFTGITEAFITYFKIAIVSAVFLALPVVLYEFWKFVSPGLYEKEKRYVYPFIVWGSFCFLLGLSFCYFLVLPFVYKFFVGYSAEFIVPMPDLKGYMAITLKMLTVFGIIFELPLVVYYLSKAGIIHYRMLTTKRRYAILAIFIVTAIVVSSDAAGLVLVALPLWGLYEVSILIARFFGKKEILNESS; translated from the coding sequence ATGACGAAGCAGATCGAGGCGGATGAAAAACAGCCTTTTCTATCTCACCTGAAAGAGCTGAGAGACAGGATACTTGTCTGTGTCATTGCCGTGGGGATCGCATTTGTAATCACCTACCGATTTAAGGAAAAGATTTTTGCGTTTCTCATGGAGCCGTTCGTTAAAGTGATGCCCCCGAAAAGCTTCTTTATATTTACCGGCATCACCGAGGCGTTCATAACCTACTTCAAAATAGCCATCGTGAGTGCTGTCTTTCTGGCTTTACCCGTTGTGCTCTACGAGTTCTGGAAATTTGTTTCACCGGGACTCTATGAGAAGGAGAAACGGTACGTCTATCCCTTTATTGTCTGGGGCAGTTTTTGTTTCCTCCTCGGGCTTTCGTTCTGCTACTTTCTGGTGCTGCCCTTTGTGTACAAGTTTTTCGTCGGATACTCCGCCGAGTTCATTGTTCCCATGCCGGACCTCAAGGGATATATGGCTATCACGCTGAAGATGCTTACGGTATTCGGGATAATATTCGAACTGCCCCTTGTGGTCTACTATCTTTCAAAGGCAGGCATCATTCATTACCGAATGCTCACGACCAAACGAAGATACGCCATATTGGCCATATTCATTGTCACTGCCATAGTGGTTTCCTCCGATGCGGCCGGGCTCGTGCTCGTGGCGCTACCCCTCTGGGGTCTCTACGAAGTGAGCATTCTTATCGCTCGATTCTTCGGGAAGAAGGAGATTCTCAATGAAAGCTCTTGA
- the glmU gene encoding bifunctional UDP-N-acetylglucosamine diphosphorylase/glucosamine-1-phosphate N-acetyltransferase GlmU, producing the protein MKALDVVILAAGKGERMVSSKPKVMHEIMGRSMIDYVVDTASKLEPATIIVVTGYGREEVEAHLAGKPVVCAVQKEQRGTAHALLSSEEFLTGNDVLVLYGDVPLMEPSTLKEFVSFYEKDKQITFMTTLVSDPSGYGRIISDGDRILHIREEIDASPEERKIKEINTGICLIPGKCMAYVREIGADNKKGEHYLTDICGVAASKGEVVRAYRHLSASEVLGTNSRKELLEANMTVRMRILERHLKNGVSFADSNVYIEDDVQIGRDVMIFPNCYITGKTAIGNRVTVGPNVIIRDSIIHDDVEIEGFVVMEGVELKAGAKAGPFSRLRPKSVVEKGAKIGNFVEVKNSVIGEGSKASHLTYIGDSTIGKKVNIGAGTITCNYDGVKKHKTVIEDEVFVGSNTELVAPVTIGKGAVIGAGTTVTKNVPEGALAITRVQQKHIAGYGRKKKCAE; encoded by the coding sequence ATGAAAGCTCTTGATGTTGTGATACTGGCTGCCGGAAAAGGCGAGAGGATGGTATCGAGCAAGCCGAAGGTAATGCACGAGATCATGGGAAGGTCTATGATTGATTACGTGGTTGACACGGCATCCAAACTGGAACCGGCAACAATAATCGTTGTAACGGGTTACGGCAGAGAAGAGGTCGAAGCGCATCTCGCAGGCAAACCTGTTGTTTGCGCCGTGCAGAAAGAACAAAGGGGAACGGCGCACGCGCTCCTTTCGTCGGAAGAGTTTCTCACGGGCAATGACGTGCTTGTGCTCTACGGTGATGTTCCTCTCATGGAACCGTCAACGCTCAAAGAGTTCGTGTCATTCTATGAGAAGGATAAACAGATTACCTTCATGACCACACTCGTATCTGACCCGAGCGGCTATGGACGAATTATTTCTGATGGCGACAGGATTCTCCACATCAGAGAGGAGATCGACGCATCGCCTGAGGAGCGAAAGATCAAGGAGATAAATACCGGGATATGCCTGATCCCCGGTAAGTGCATGGCTTATGTGCGCGAGATTGGCGCCGATAATAAGAAAGGCGAGCATTATCTGACCGACATTTGCGGGGTCGCGGCCAGCAAAGGAGAAGTGGTCAGGGCCTACCGCCATCTGAGCGCCTCTGAGGTGCTCGGAACGAATTCCCGCAAGGAGCTTTTGGAAGCCAACATGACGGTGAGGATGCGAATTCTCGAAAGGCATCTCAAGAACGGAGTGTCATTCGCGGACAGTAATGTCTATATTGAGGATGATGTTCAAATCGGGAGAGATGTGATGATATTCCCCAATTGTTATATCACGGGAAAAACTGCGATCGGCAACCGGGTGACGGTGGGACCGAATGTGATTATCCGTGATTCGATCATTCATGACGATGTCGAGATAGAAGGATTTGTGGTAATGGAGGGCGTTGAACTCAAAGCCGGCGCCAAGGCGGGTCCTTTTTCACGCTTAAGACCGAAGTCAGTTGTAGAGAAAGGGGCCAAAATAGGGAACTTCGTGGAAGTGAAAAATTCCGTGATCGGCGAGGGATCAAAGGCGAGTCATCTCACCTATATTGGCGATTCGACGATCGGAAAGAAAGTTAATATCGGCGCAGGAACCATAACATGCAACTATGACGGCGTAAAGAAACACAAGACCGTGATCGAAGATGAAGTCTTCGTAGGGAGCAATACGGAACTCGTCGCCCCTGTCACCATAGGAAAGGGCGCCGTCATCGGTGCAGGCACAACCGTTACAAAAAATGTCCCGGAGGGGGCACTTGCAATCACGCGGGTTCAACAGAAACATATCGCGGGATACGGGAGGAAGAAGAAATGTGCGGAATAG